The following are encoded together in the Bactrocera neohumeralis isolate Rockhampton chromosome 6, APGP_CSIRO_Bneo_wtdbg2-racon-allhic-juicebox.fasta_v2, whole genome shotgun sequence genome:
- the LOC126761028 gene encoding putative uncharacterized protein DDB_G0271606 isoform X3, which yields MDPNSSPWSYAYNRIVPSASSTGSAEDFQHPHLAPAQSLFLQAAHSGIAASFNAAAAGSGSFVSPSPIGGYNPVFQQIYHHAAAASAQPKPAHYASSAVNTPVRQIQIPSTLDKQLTNFQNQAAVAVVSSAAAAAANNAASNYYGENSSSSGASPSPTTSAITSTTLSWNTPMISNTFLAMQQQQQQQQQQTQQQQQHQQQQAQQPQLNLVAEKVQIKQEKPSDLKAYNDILLYQTQLHQQQQQLQQQQQQQQDEINAAIDNDAEMYCTIDGKNYKIVRKGQQQQLIQVDQIHQNDVNSSYAAGSTTPALTVAVDNAVSPHVIVYKTGGGAESPALRRNIAGAGSPASATVAYSSVIQSTPQQQQQLQQQQQQQHVSACWTKIEDTNGSTDGGASTEDVKNVLQLQVKQENRQLGYVTDNDVGESLIFNLPPGLEIKQTLYNPSTGAAIGNSTVLQHTQQQQQAQAQAQQQQLLAQQNLFNNQKLQQQQQQVEKQRRQHMVANMLVSPTANTNNQQQQQQQQQQTSSSQASQIQIIPKVEVEPPKQLPAKPAKTPRKRQPKKTLVTNDYATVRSPQQDVVQHQQQQQAQQQQQQQQHHQQQQQQQQQQQQTQQQQQQQQQATYYDFNSKWNTPLKIENNTPSPVAQAPPISIPTYVNPHAAQQQQQQQQQQQQVQQQQVAAQQQQQIPQPAHMQSSQAQSQAHLTNLSSYYSSTFPQQIASQYTACMQQNAATAGAIPHTLYNLNQPQQQQQQQQPLQQSPTQHQQPPTQPPQQQQQQAQAQVQAQLQQHAPQQQQTPQQQQQSNTDATPAANDPSNKVIVPNIEEELDFLTDAVAPKQGYANSSTNLNNSNGRSATNFGIRHPQTEAQSAGSTPVTSALTNNGLTAAAAAATGATVGNSIVPGSERRPVVGTSIGEKKTQFMDSYLKFLQGERDDSPPPAVVKSGRKVNYQRSPSGNAAKRTKTGNGNNEEAAASAGATSGQTNEQQANQQQAGVVDEQTPGLSADDAHRIKILSQTQILPKKRPQAHMAAAAAAAAAAETSAAATASTPSVIQHPAEQQQQQQQQQQLQHQQQQQQQQQQSFRPYGQQIPTQTQQPQQAQQQQQQQQQQHSQQQPQQQQQQYCAQLGFSGGGGGGGSSQGCPTDG from the exons ATGGATCCCAATTCAAGCCCCTGGTCTTATGCTTATAATCGTATTGTGCCATCTGCCTCCAGCACTGGGTCAGCAGAAGATTTTCAACATCCACACTTGGCGCCTGCCCAATCTCTATTTCTACAGGCTGCACACTCTGGTATAGCAGCTAGCTTTAATGCCGCAGCTGCTGGCAGCGGAAGTTTTGTATCACCTTCACCAATTGGCGGATATAATCCAGTCTTTCAACAAATCTACCATCATGCGGCTGCAGCTAGTGCACAACCAAAACCAGCCCACTACGCCTCAAGTGCTGTAAATACACCAGTGCGTCAAATACAAATACCATCAACGTTAGATAAACAATTGACGAATTTCCAAAATCAAGCCGCTGTCGCTGTTGTATCATCAGCTGCTGCAGCAGCCGCAAATAATGCTGCTTCTAATTATTATGGTGAAAATTCCTCATCGAGCGGTGCATCGCCATCGCCCACAACATCAGCAATTACATCAACTACGCTCAGTTGGAATACGCCGATGATATCCAACACATTTTTGgctatgcaacaacaacaacagcagcagcagcagcaaacacaacaacagcagcaacatcaacaacagcaagcgCAACAACCACAACTGAATTTAGTGGCCGAGAAGGTG CAAATCAAACAGGAGAAGCCATCCGACCTTAAAGCTTATAATGATATACTTTTATATCAGacgcaactacatcaacaacaacaacagttgcaacaacagcaacaacaacagcaagatgAAATCAATGCTGCAATTGACAATGATGCTGAAATGTATTGTACCATTGatggtaaaaattataaaattgtacgcaaaggtcaacaacaacaactaatacaAGTCGATCAAATACATCAGAATGATGTAAATAGTTCATATGCTGCTGGCAGCACAACACCAGCACTCACAGTTGCTGTAGATAATGCTGTGTCACCTCATGTGATTGTCTATAAGACAGGTGGTGGTGCTGAATCGCCGGCCTTGCGACGTAACATTGCAGGTGCAGGCTCACCAGCTTCGGCCACAGTTGCTTATTCGTCTGTGATACAAAGTAcaccgcaacaacagcaacagctgcagcagcaacaacaacagcaacacgtTTCAGCGTGTTGGACTAAAATCGAAGATACTAATGGTTCGACGGACGGTGGTGCTAGTACGGAAGATGTGAAAAATGTCTTGCAATTACAAGTAAAGCAAGAAAACCGTCAATTGGGTTATGTCACTGATAACGATGTGGGCGAAAGTTTGATATTCAATTTGCCACCTGGACTTGAAATTAAACAAACGCTATATAATCCCAGTACGGGTGCAGCTATTGGTAATTCGACTGTGTTGCAACATacccaacaacagcaacaagcacaAGCTCAAGCGCAACAACAGCAGTTGTTAGCACAACAAAATTTGTTCAATAatcaaaaattgcaacaacagcaacaacaagtcgAAAAGCAACGTCGCCAGCATATGGTGGCGAATATGTTGGTATCGCCTACGGCGAATACGaataatcaacaacaacaacagcagcaacaacaacaaacttccTCCTCCCAAGCGTCACAGATTCAAATCATACCCAAG GTTGAAGTGGAGCCGCCAAAGCAACTGCCTGCAAAACCTGCCAAAACGCCGCGCAAGCGTCAACCGAAAAAGACGCTCGTCACGAACGACTATGCGACGGTGCGCAGTCCACAGCAGGATGTGGTgcaacatcagcaacaacagcaagcacaacaacaacagcagcaacaacagcatcatcagcagcagcagcagcaacaacaacagcagcagcaaacgcaacagcagcagcagcaacaacaacaagctacCTACTATGATTTCAATAGTAAATGGAATACGCCCTTAAAGATCGAGAACAATACGCCGTCGCCGGTTGCGCAAGCGCCCCCTATTAGCATACCGACCTATGTGAATCCACATGccgcacaacagcaacaacaacagcagcagcagcaacaacaagtgcagCAACAACAGGTGGctgcgcaacaacagcaacaaataccgCAACCAGCGCATATGCAGTCATCGCAAGCGCAGTCACAGGCGCATCTGACGAATTTATCTTCGTACTATTCGAGCACATTTCCACAACAAATTGCTTCACAGTACACTGCATGCATGCAGCAGAATGCAGCAACAGCTGGCGCCATACCACATACGCTTTATAATCTCAATCAaccgcagcaacagcagcagcagcagcaaccgcTGCAACAGTCGCCGACACAGCACCAGCAACCACCTACGCAACCgccacagcagcaacagcagcaagcgCAGGCGCAGGTACAAGCACAACTACAGCAACATGCgccacaacagcagcaaacgccacaacaacagcaacagtccAATACAGATGCAACGCCCGCTGCCAATGATCCGAGCAATAAAGTGATTGTGCCCAATATCGAAGAGGAATTGGACTTTCTCACGGACGCTGTAGCGCCCAAACAGGGCTATGCGAACTCGTCAACGAACTTGAACAATAGCAATGGACGTAGCGCCACGAATTTCGGCATACGTCATCCCCAAACGGAGGCACAAAGTGCTGGCAGCACGCCAGTGACCAGTGCGCTCACTAATAACGGTTTGacggcagcggcggcggcggcaacgGGCGCAACGGTAGGCAATAGTATTGTACCGGGTAGCGAGCGTAGGCCGGTCGTTGGCACTTCGATTGGCGAAAAAAAGACACAGTTCATGGATAGCTATTTGAAGTTCCTGCAGGGTGAGCGTGATGATTCGCCACCACCGGCTGTGGTTAAGAGTGGCCGCAAAGTGAACTATCAACGTTCGCCCAGCGGCAATGCGGCAAAACGTACAAAAACCGGCAATGGCAATAACGAGGAGGCGGCGGCCAGCGCAGGCGCGACAAGTGGTCAAACGAACGAGCAGCAAGCAAACCAGCAACAAGCAGGTGTTGTTGACGAACAAACTCCCGGTTTGTCGGCCGACGATGCGCATCGTATTAAAATACTCTCACAAACGCAGATATTGCCGAAGAAGCGACCACAGGCGCACATGGCTGCGGCGGCggctgcagctgctgctgccgAGACATCGGCTGCCGCCACAGCGAGCACACCGTCGGTCATACAGCATCCAgctgagcagcagcagcagcaacaacaacagcaacagttacaacatcaacagcagcaacaacaacagcagcagcaatcaTTCCGCCCATATGGGCAGCAGATTCCGACCCAAACACAACAACCGCAAcaggcgcaacaacaacagcagcaacagcaacaacaacattcacaacaacaaccacagcaacagcaacaacaatactgTGCACAATTGGGGTTTAgcggtggtggcggtggcggcggcaGCAGTCAAG GTTGCCCAACCGATGGATAA